ATTTTGATCTTAGTGACCTCAACAGTACGCACATCCCACAATTTTTCAATTTGGTTAGTGAGTGTAGTAATCGGTCTGTCGCTATCAACAATGATCTCTACACTGGCGATTTTGCTTTCATGGTTCTGAGTGCCAGCGACTTGACGAATAATGAAACCGCGGTGGCGTACGACACGAAGAACACGCTCTAGTAATACGGGTTTGTCATCCGCTTTTATGTCGATAAGATATCTTTGCATTTTCTTTCTCCTACGTGTTTTCCAACATGTCGCTATTTGATGCACCTGGTGGAACAAGCGGCCATACGTTTTCTTCTTCGTCAATTTCTACGTGCAGTAGATACGCAGTTTTACTTGCTAGCATCTCTTTTAGCGCTGGCTCAACTTCTTCTTTCTTGGTAATGGTTTTACCTGGAATGTTGAAGGCTTTCGCTAGCATCACGAAATCAGGGTTGTCATCAAGAATGGTTTCGCTATGGCGTCCATCAAAGAACAGTGATTGCCACTGGCGTACCATGCCCAAACGTTGGTTGTTAAGCAGTACCATTTTTACTGGGATTTGACGACGTTTTAAGGTGCCTAGCTCTTGTACGTTCATCATAAAAGAGCCATCACCTGAGATAAGGATAGATTGATCTTCAGGACGTGCTACAGCAGCTCCCATTGCCGCCGGTAACCCAAAGCCCATGGTGCCTAGACCTGCAGAAGAGATAAAGTTTTGCGGTTCACGAGGTTGAATATGCTGTGCTGACCACATTTGGTGTTGGCCCACATCGGTCGATACCATGGCAGAATCCGGCATCATATCGGATAGCTGTTTTAGTAGCAGTGGGGCATAAATAGCATCACCTGGGTGGTCGTAACGCCATTGGTGTTCTTGACGCAATTCTGAGCAGTGTTGCAACCAAGAGGCGATGTCATGAGTTAATTCTAGTTGGGGAAGAATCAGGTTAATGTCGCCACGTAAGGCCGCATTAGCGTGACGAAGTTTATTGAATTCAGCCGCATCAATATCCAGATGAATGACTTTGGCTTCAGGCGCAAAGGTATCTAATTTGCCTGTCACTCGGTCGTCAAAACGTGCCCCTACTACGATTAACAGGTCACTCTCCTGTACCACCAAGTTTGCTGCTTTAGTTCCGTGCATACCCAGCATACCTAAGTAATTAGGATTATGACGATCAATGGTGCCTAGCCCTTTTAAAGTGCTCACTGATGGCATTGGATTGGCCGTAAGAAACTGACGAACGGTGTCAGTTGCATGAGCCAATTGTACGCCGCCACCTACATAAAGAACCGGACGCTGGCTTTTGCCTAACATCTCTTGAGCTTGTGCAAGTTGCAGATCATCGACTACAGGGGTAGCTGGTGGTGTAAATGCTGGAATATGTTCGGCAGGGGATTGAGCTAATTGGACATCTTTAGCGATATCAACGATAACAGGACCTGGTCGGCCGGCCTGAGCAACTTCAAAAGCTTCTGCAAGAGTGGGAGCGAGTTCATTAATATCGGTAACAAGGTAACTGTGTTTGGTACAGGAAAGGGACATACCGATAACGTCCATTTCTTGAAAAGCGTCGGTACCAATGTGGGAGCTGGCGACTTGACCGGTGATGGCGACGAGAGGAACGGAATCAAGAAATGCATCGGCTAAACCTGTGACTAAGTTGGTCGCGCCTGGTCCTGAGGTTGCCATGCAAACCGCCACTTTCTGTGTGGCCCTTGCCATACCTATAGCCGCCATTGCAGCTCCCTGCTCATGACGACATAGAACGTGTTCTACACCACCATCGTACAGCGCATCATAGATTGGCATGATGGCACCGCCGGGGTATCCAAAAACGGTTTGAATCCCCTGTTGCTTTAGGGCTGCAACGACTAATTGTGCTCCGGTCATCGTGCCTCCCCATTACTACACTGCGGCGTGTAGTGTTTTGTTGTGTTGTGTTTGCACTTCATGTGCCACTCCCATTCTTCCGATTCTTTCTGACCAAGTATTGGTCAGATTGGCTATTTTATGTCTGTATTTAGTTGTAAAAAAACCCCCGGACTTTTCAGTGCGGGGGTTTTAAAATTTGGTGGTTTATCTAGCGCCCACAAGCCCCCGCGCGGTGCCAATAATGACCACGAGAATAAGGCTAATAATAGAGAGGTTGTGTGCGTTAAAAATCATTCTGTTTTTTTCTTAAATTGCTGTGATGTTGTTAAGAAATATCCTGTAGCCATAGTGGTATCACATTGTTCTGTTATCTGACAAGCAAAAACTCATTCTTTTTTCATATTAATTTATCGTCTCCTTTGGGTATATAACTATAAGTGGCGATATGAATAATGACGTATCTATTCGCTGAATGCTTTTTAATCAATAGGTAATGTGTTTATGGGACTGGCGATTATCCACAGTCGAGCAAGTGTTGGGGTAGAAGCCCCTTCTGTTACTGTGGAAGTGCATATCAGCAATGGTATGCCTGGGTTTACCCTTGTGGGGCTTCCGGAAACCACAGTAAAAGAGTCGCGTGATCGAGTGCGCAGTGCCATTGTTAACTCCAATTTTGAGTTTCCCGCCAAAAGAATCACGGTCAATTTGGCACCTGCGGATCTTCCTAAAGAGGGAGGTCGTTTTGATCTGCCAATTGCATTAGGGATTTTGGCTGCGGCAGAACAAATTCCGGCAACTCATTTAGATGGCTATGAGTTTTTAGGGGAGCTAGCACTGTCGGGCGATTTACGTCCAGTGAAGGGCGTGTTGCCTGCTGCTCTAGCGGCTAACCGCGAGAAGCGCTGTTTAATTGTTCCAGATGAAAATGGCGATCAAGCCGCGTTAGTTGGTAAGGATACCCATAAGTCGGCGCAAACTCTTTTAGATGTGTGCGCGCAGTTATGCGGACAGAAAAACTTATCGTTGTTTCAAACCAATACGCCGATAACAGCATCCGACTCAACGCGAGACTTGCAAGATATTATTGGTCAGCAACAAGGCAAGCGAGCTTTGGAAATTGCTGCAGCAGGTAATCATAATTTGCTTTTTCTGGGGCCTCCTGGCACAGGGAAAACCATGTTGGCTTCGCGCCTTTGCGATCTGTTACCACAAATGAGTGATGATGAAGCGATGGAAACTGCGTCAGTTGCATCCCTTACTCAGCAAGAGATCAATCAACATAACTGGAAGCAGAGACCGTTTCGTGCTCCCCATCATTCAAGTTCCATGGCTGCTTTGGTTGGGGGAGGAACCATCCCCAGGCCCGGAGAGATTTCTCTCGCGCACAATGGATTGCTCTTTTTAGATGAAATGCCAGAGTTTGAGCGTAAGGTGCTCGATTCACTGCGTGAGCCGCTTGAGTCAGGAGAAATCATCATTTCACGAGCGCAGGGTAAAACACGGTTTCCAGCTCGTTTTCAGCTAGTGGGTGCACTCAATCCTAGTCCTACAGGCTATTATGAGGGCAATCAGGCACGAGCTAATCCGCAGGTGATTCTGCGCTACTTGAGTCGTTTATCTGGTCCATTACTGGATCGCTTTGATATGTCGATTGAGATACCGGCGCTTCCCAAAGGTACATTGGCCAATGGTGGTGACCGCGGTGAATCTACTCAAGAAGTTCGACAGAGAGTGCTTGAGGCTCGCGAGGTGATGCTCGAGCGTTCGGGTAAGGTCAATGCGCTACTGCAAAGTCGAGAGATTGAACGCTATTGCCAGCTAGAAAAAGCCGATGCGGAATTTTTAGAAAGCGCGTTACATCGGCTGGGACTCTCTATTCGGGCTTATCATCGCATTATCAAGGTGGCGCGCACGATTGCCGATTTGCAGGGCGAGGATCGAATTCAACGAGTACATCTGGCTGAAGCACTTGGTTACCGAGCAATGGATAGGTTGTTGAAGCAGTTAACCGCACAGTCAATCTAGTTGTCTGACCATCGAAAGAAACATTTCATAAAAGGATTAAGCTAGTATAATTACACGCTGTTTTTTTGTTCGCTCCTTGTAGTTGTATTATGCTGGCTTACCCTCTTTTAGTTATCAATGTGTTATTGGTGTTGCTTAACACGGCAGTTAACTCGTTAATTATCTGCCTGATTGCGATCATCAAGTTATTCTTGCCAACCGCAAAAATGAAAATCTGGGCAACTCGAGCCGCAGATAAATCGAT
This genomic window from Vibrio tritonius contains:
- the ilvM gene encoding acetolactate synthase 2 small subunit, with product MQRYLIDIKADDKPVLLERVLRVVRHRGFIIRQVAGTQNHESKIASVEIIVDSDRPITTLTNQIEKLWDVRTVEVTKIKIDELPNNNLQQKICA
- the ilvG gene encoding acetolactate synthase 2 catalytic subunit → MTGAQLVVAALKQQGIQTVFGYPGGAIMPIYDALYDGGVEHVLCRHEQGAAMAAIGMARATQKVAVCMATSGPGATNLVTGLADAFLDSVPLVAITGQVASSHIGTDAFQEMDVIGMSLSCTKHSYLVTDINELAPTLAEAFEVAQAGRPGPVIVDIAKDVQLAQSPAEHIPAFTPPATPVVDDLQLAQAQEMLGKSQRPVLYVGGGVQLAHATDTVRQFLTANPMPSVSTLKGLGTIDRHNPNYLGMLGMHGTKAANLVVQESDLLIVVGARFDDRVTGKLDTFAPEAKVIHLDIDAAEFNKLRHANAALRGDINLILPQLELTHDIASWLQHCSELRQEHQWRYDHPGDAIYAPLLLKQLSDMMPDSAMVSTDVGQHQMWSAQHIQPREPQNFISSAGLGTMGFGLPAAMGAAVARPEDQSILISGDGSFMMNVQELGTLKRRQIPVKMVLLNNQRLGMVRQWQSLFFDGRHSETILDDNPDFVMLAKAFNIPGKTITKKEEVEPALKEMLASKTAYLLHVEIDEEENVWPLVPPGASNSDMLENT
- a CDS encoding YifB family Mg chelatase-like AAA ATPase is translated as MGLAIIHSRASVGVEAPSVTVEVHISNGMPGFTLVGLPETTVKESRDRVRSAIVNSNFEFPAKRITVNLAPADLPKEGGRFDLPIALGILAAAEQIPATHLDGYEFLGELALSGDLRPVKGVLPAALAANREKRCLIVPDENGDQAALVGKDTHKSAQTLLDVCAQLCGQKNLSLFQTNTPITASDSTRDLQDIIGQQQGKRALEIAAAGNHNLLFLGPPGTGKTMLASRLCDLLPQMSDDEAMETASVASLTQQEINQHNWKQRPFRAPHHSSSMAALVGGGTIPRPGEISLAHNGLLFLDEMPEFERKVLDSLREPLESGEIIISRAQGKTRFPARFQLVGALNPSPTGYYEGNQARANPQVILRYLSRLSGPLLDRFDMSIEIPALPKGTLANGGDRGESTQEVRQRVLEAREVMLERSGKVNALLQSREIERYCQLEKADAEFLESALHRLGLSIRAYHRIIKVARTIADLQGEDRIQRVHLAEALGYRAMDRLLKQLTAQSI